CTCCGCCGATCTCATATCTCCTTTCCAGGATTGCAATCTTCAAACCTGCCTTTGTTAAATAACCTGCTGTTGTCAGGCCGTTGGGGCCTGCTCCGATGATAATGCCATCGTATTCCAATTCTCTCATAA
This portion of the Pseudomonadota bacterium genome encodes:
- a CDS encoding FAD-dependent oxidoreductase produces the protein MRELEYDGIIIGAGPNGLTTAGYLTKAGLKIAILERRYEIGG